Proteins encoded within one genomic window of Alteribacter populi:
- a CDS encoding gamma-glutamyltransferase family protein, whose amino-acid sequence MVKFDSGYYPYPSQRMVTYAQNGMVATSQPLASQAGLDILKRGGNAIDAAIATAACLTVVEPTSNGIGGDAFALVWTKGELHGLNASGPSPADISIDRVKAKGHEEMPKYGLTPVTVPGAPAAWAELSEEFGKLPLMDVLAPAVKYAREGFPLSPTLAFYWEKAEQAFRSKLEGEEFAHWFTTFAPEGRAPKAGELWKSEDHARTLEKIGKTNGKAFYNGELADKIDAFSKKYDGFLRAEDLADYKPEWVNPISVNYKGYDVWEIPPNGQGLVALMALNMLKDDQFSGRDDEDTLHRQIEAMKLAFVDGEKYITEEEHMSVQTSDLLSAQYGSERRELIGDHALYPSAGEPPKGGTVYLATADSEGNMVSFIQSNYMGFGSGIVVPETGIALQNRGHNFSLDPMHDNALKPKKRTFHTIIPGFLTKDNEAVGPFGVMGGFMQPQGHMQVVMNTIDFGLNPQAALDAPRWQWMKEKTVMLEQSYGAPLAQQLTGRGHDIQVAHMSGGFGRGQIIWRNPLTGVLAGGTESRTDGSISAY is encoded by the coding sequence ATGGTTAAATTTGATAGTGGTTATTATCCTTATCCATCGCAACGGATGGTTACATATGCACAAAACGGTATGGTGGCGACATCTCAACCGTTAGCATCACAAGCTGGTTTAGACATTTTAAAAAGAGGGGGAAATGCGATTGATGCTGCGATTGCTACGGCTGCATGTTTAACAGTCGTTGAACCGACAAGTAACGGCATTGGTGGAGACGCATTTGCCCTCGTCTGGACAAAAGGAGAACTTCACGGGCTAAATGCGAGTGGTCCTTCTCCGGCTGACATTTCGATTGATCGTGTGAAAGCAAAAGGTCATGAGGAAATGCCGAAGTATGGCCTAACTCCTGTGACAGTACCGGGAGCACCAGCAGCATGGGCTGAATTATCAGAAGAATTCGGCAAATTACCACTTATGGACGTTTTAGCTCCTGCAGTGAAATACGCTCGGGAAGGCTTTCCGTTAAGCCCGACTCTCGCTTTTTACTGGGAGAAAGCAGAGCAAGCGTTCCGAAGCAAGTTGGAAGGGGAAGAATTTGCTCACTGGTTTACGACTTTTGCACCTGAAGGTCGTGCGCCAAAAGCCGGTGAACTGTGGAAATCAGAAGACCATGCCAGAACGTTAGAGAAAATTGGAAAAACAAATGGTAAAGCTTTCTATAACGGTGAATTAGCGGATAAAATTGACGCTTTTTCAAAGAAATATGACGGCTTTTTGCGCGCAGAAGATTTAGCAGATTACAAGCCTGAGTGGGTAAACCCAATTTCGGTCAATTATAAAGGCTATGACGTGTGGGAAATCCCTCCAAACGGCCAAGGGTTAGTCGCGTTAATGGCGTTAAATATGCTAAAAGATGATCAATTTTCCGGACGAGACGATGAAGATACATTACACCGACAAATTGAAGCAATGAAGCTGGCGTTTGTTGATGGGGAGAAATACATTACGGAAGAAGAGCATATGAGTGTACAGACAAGCGATTTACTATCAGCTCAATATGGGTCAGAGCGTCGTGAGCTGATTGGAGATCATGCGTTGTACCCTTCTGCTGGAGAGCCTCCAAAAGGTGGTACCGTTTATTTAGCAACAGCAGATAGTGAAGGAAACATGGTATCGTTTATTCAAAGTAATTACATGGGATTTGGTTCAGGGATAGTGGTGCCGGAAACAGGGATAGCGCTTCAAAATCGCGGACACAATTTCAGTTTGGATCCGATGCACGACAATGCTTTAAAACCGAAAAAACGAACGTTCCACACGATCATTCCTGGGTTTTTAACGAAAGATAACGAAGCTGTCGGTCCTTTTGGCGTAATGGGTGGCTTTATGCAACCACAAGGACATATGCAAGTGGTCATGAACACGATCGACTTTGGCTTAAATCCGCAAGCGGCACTCGATGCACCGCGCTGGCAATGGATGAAAGAAAAAACAGTTATGCTTGAACAAAGTTACGGGGCACCATTAGCTCAGCAGCTTACGGGTCGGGGGCATGACATTCAAGTTGCTCACATGAGCGGTGGATTTGGACGCGGGCAGATTATTTGGCGTAATCCTTTAACTGGCGTTTTGGCTGGAGGAACAGAGTCTCGAACTGACGGCAGTATTTCGGCATATTAA
- a CDS encoding chromate transporter, producing the protein MTQRDLFLAFFRVGMLGYGGGPASIPLIHKEVVEKYAWMNSEEFSDTLAIGNTLPGPIATKMAGYIGYRVAGISGMINAIIATIVPTIVLMILLLVSLASFREYPWVQGMTNGVLPVVGVMLAVLTWQFFSKSKEGLGLGYSLLLVGLTILFISGLGLHPAFVIAGLLLFVFLKKEKPSQEHEKGGVM; encoded by the coding sequence TTGACGCAACGAGATTTATTTTTGGCTTTTTTTAGAGTAGGGATGCTGGGCTACGGTGGGGGCCCAGCATCCATTCCGTTAATCCATAAAGAAGTGGTTGAAAAGTACGCGTGGATGAATAGTGAGGAGTTTTCCGATACATTGGCAATTGGAAATACCTTACCAGGACCAATTGCAACAAAAATGGCAGGTTATATCGGGTACAGGGTAGCTGGAATTTCTGGCATGATTAATGCCATCATAGCAACGATCGTACCTACCATCGTGTTAATGATCTTATTGTTAGTTTCACTCGCTTCATTTCGAGAGTACCCATGGGTCCAAGGGATGACAAATGGGGTACTACCAGTAGTAGGCGTGATGCTTGCGGTATTAACTTGGCAGTTTTTTTCGAAGTCAAAAGAAGGTCTTGGGTTAGGTTACAGCCTCTTATTAGTCGGGCTCACTATATTGTTTATTAGTGGCCTAGGTTTGCATCCCGCATTTGTGATCGCTGGCCTCTTGCTCTTTGTGTTTTTGAAAAAAGAGAAGCCGTCGCAAGAGCATGAGAAAGGAGGAGTCATGTAG
- a CDS encoding chromate transporter, which produces MVYWEIFLAFFIPGIIGYGGGPATIPLIEYEVVHRYNWMGVEEFGEVLALGNALPGPIATKMAGYIGYMEGGIVGASIGVFATVAPSLILMIVLLGLLYKFKDSPKVKRLSMIVRPTIAVLLGVMTYRFFATSYIDNGWMQTGILLVASFLLLEKWKVHPAYVIIGSLLYGALFLAPS; this is translated from the coding sequence GTGGTATATTGGGAAATATTCCTCGCTTTCTTTATTCCAGGTATTATTGGCTATGGGGGCGGTCCCGCTACCATCCCGTTAATTGAGTATGAAGTGGTTCATCGCTATAACTGGATGGGCGTAGAAGAGTTTGGTGAAGTACTGGCTTTAGGCAATGCATTGCCAGGGCCGATCGCCACAAAGATGGCTGGGTATATTGGTTATATGGAGGGTGGTATAGTAGGCGCTAGTATTGGTGTGTTTGCTACGGTTGCGCCATCTCTTATTCTGATGATTGTGCTACTAGGATTATTGTACAAATTTAAAGATTCACCAAAAGTAAAAAGGTTATCCATGATCGTACGTCCGACAATTGCCGTTTTACTTGGCGTCATGACGTACCGCTTTTTCGCAACATCTTATATCGATAATGGTTGGATGCAAACAGGAATCCTCTTGGTCGCGAGCTTTTTGCTGCTTGAAAAATGGAAAGTTCACCCAGCATACGTAATTATCGGCTCACTTCTATACGGCGCACTCTTCCTTGCGCCTTCATAA
- a CDS encoding NADPH:quinone reductase, with amino-acid sequence MKAVVYHNYGGPEVLELTEIEKPTLNENEVLVKVGGSGINPVDTYFRKGIRPVSSFPFVPHHDLAGTVVETGNKVENVQKGERVWATSVVGGTASEYVAVPSEKLFSLPKHITEAEGAAVAMAFMTAHLSLFYRAQLKAGETVLIYGGAGAVGNAGIQLAKKFGAHVIATAGSNEKAQLCLDAGADHVISYNEENVVEKVAKLTNESGVDVILEMSLSENMEDDFEMIKVGGRVVAIGSPENNTPELPWRKLNQKHATLMGVLLFTTPPEEFRKAGEQISKSLNDKKIKPHLAKTYTFEQASEAHQALENKIYNGNIVLIP; translated from the coding sequence TTGAAAGCAGTTGTATATCATAATTATGGCGGACCTGAAGTTTTAGAGTTAACGGAAATAGAAAAGCCCACCCTCAATGAAAATGAGGTCTTAGTTAAAGTTGGCGGAAGTGGAATCAATCCAGTTGATACATATTTCCGGAAAGGAATCCGTCCTGTTAGCAGCTTCCCTTTTGTTCCACATCATGACCTAGCCGGTACTGTTGTTGAAACAGGTAATAAGGTGGAGAACGTTCAAAAAGGAGAACGAGTATGGGCTACAAGTGTCGTTGGCGGAACAGCTAGTGAATACGTAGCAGTACCTTCAGAAAAGCTGTTCTCTCTTCCAAAGCATATTACTGAAGCTGAAGGAGCAGCGGTTGCTATGGCATTTATGACCGCCCATCTTTCCTTATTTTATCGTGCCCAATTAAAAGCAGGGGAAACAGTACTTATTTACGGAGGAGCAGGAGCAGTTGGCAATGCCGGAATACAACTGGCAAAAAAATTCGGTGCCCATGTTATTGCGACTGCAGGTAGTAACGAAAAAGCCCAGCTTTGTCTAGATGCTGGTGCAGATCATGTCATTTCCTACAATGAGGAAAATGTCGTGGAAAAAGTAGCTAAATTAACGAACGAATCAGGGGTTGATGTCATTTTGGAAATGTCACTCAGTGAAAACATGGAAGATGATTTTGAAATGATAAAAGTCGGCGGACGCGTGGTGGCGATCGGCTCACCTGAAAATAATACACCAGAGCTTCCATGGCGTAAGCTTAACCAAAAACACGCGACACTCATGGGCGTACTACTATTTACCACTCCACCCGAGGAATTTAGAAAAGCCGGTGAACAAATATCGAAGTCACTAAACGACAAAAAAATCAAACCACATCTAGCCAAAACTTATACCTTTGAACAAGCGTCAGAAGCCCATCAAGCACTCGAAAACAAAATATACAACGGCAACATCGTCCTCATCCCATAA
- the fabL gene encoding enoyl-[acyl-carrier-protein] reductase FabL: MNEKKVALITGSSRGIGKRIAIKLAKKGYNIVINYARSRSKAEETAEELRELGADVLTVKANISKKEKVIEMFEEVDAYFGRLDVLVNNAASGVLRPIMELEESHWDWTMNINNKGMLFCSQEAAKRMEKQQTGAIVSLSSLGAERYLKNYTTVGVSKAAVEALTRYLAVELAPSNIRVNAVSGGAVDTDALTHFPNRDELLQDSKDRTPAGRIVEPDDLADAAVFLLSDEAKMICGQTIIVDGGISLLT, encoded by the coding sequence ATGAACGAAAAAAAAGTAGCTCTCATTACCGGAAGCAGTCGAGGTATTGGTAAGCGAATCGCCATTAAATTAGCTAAAAAAGGTTATAATATCGTGATTAACTATGCACGAAGTCGCTCTAAGGCTGAAGAAACGGCAGAAGAGCTTCGCGAACTTGGTGCTGATGTTTTAACAGTGAAAGCAAATATTTCAAAAAAGGAAAAAGTGATTGAGATGTTTGAGGAAGTTGACGCATATTTTGGTCGTTTGGATGTACTCGTTAATAATGCTGCATCTGGCGTATTACGACCTATTATGGAACTAGAGGAGTCTCACTGGGACTGGACGATGAACATTAATAATAAAGGGATGCTTTTCTGTTCTCAGGAAGCTGCGAAACGAATGGAAAAACAACAGACTGGAGCAATTGTCAGTTTGAGTTCGTTAGGGGCTGAACGTTACTTAAAAAACTACACTACAGTTGGGGTATCAAAAGCAGCTGTTGAGGCGTTAACCCGTTATTTAGCTGTAGAATTAGCGCCAAGTAATATTCGCGTGAATGCTGTATCCGGTGGAGCGGTAGACACAGACGCGTTAACACATTTTCCTAACCGTGACGAACTTTTACAAGATTCTAAAGATCGTACTCCGGCTGGAAGAATCGTTGAGCCGGACGATCTTGCCGACGCCGCTGTATTTTTGCTTTCAGATGAAGCGAAGATGATCTGCGGTCAAACCATTATTGTTGATGGCGGAATTTCATTACTGACATAG
- a CDS encoding gamma-type small acid-soluble spore protein, with protein MAHKQNQQQQAQQQAAKTNAQKVRQQNAQSAQAAQGQPAEFASETDAQQVRQQNQQSAQRKGQASAKKQPKGQQ; from the coding sequence ATGGCTCATAAACAAAACCAACAACAGCAGGCTCAACAACAAGCTGCTAAAACAAACGCTCAAAAAGTACGTCAACAAAACGCTCAGTCTGCTCAAGCTGCTCAAGGCCAACCGGCTGAATTTGCGAGCGAGACAGATGCGCAGCAAGTACGTCAGCAGAACCAACAATCTGCTCAACGTAAAGGCCAAGCATCTGCCAAAAAACAACCAAAAGGACAACAGTAA
- a CDS encoding DUF3939 domain-containing protein, translated as MWFKRKKGGNNRKERKDVEMIHVTVEDMRIAVNTYANQLDSDVSLRTIIKDNHEIDNEPLTDFLGGRPDRSFYMAKETFEIFEDPEYPKWIDLCQIACDQYFLETGEEPVLAGDPARKLNYLKVKDYLKEKPPFDLYLHSHDRMVTHRMPENK; from the coding sequence GTGTGGTTCAAAAGGAAAAAAGGTGGAAACAATCGTAAGGAGAGAAAAGATGTTGAGATGATCCATGTTACCGTTGAGGATATGCGTATTGCTGTCAATACCTATGCAAATCAGTTGGATTCTGACGTTTCTTTGCGTACAATTATAAAAGATAACCATGAAATTGATAATGAGCCTTTGACGGATTTTCTAGGAGGCAGACCGGACCGCTCCTTTTATATGGCGAAAGAGACGTTTGAAATTTTTGAAGATCCGGAATATCCTAAGTGGATTGACCTTTGTCAAATTGCTTGTGATCAGTACTTTTTGGAAACAGGAGAAGAGCCCGTTTTAGCCGGAGATCCTGCGAGAAAATTAAATTATCTTAAGGTAAAAGATTATTTAAAGGAGAAGCCTCCTTTTGATCTGTATTTACATTCACACGACCGGATGGTGACACACCGAATGCCCGAAAATAAATAA
- the ntdP gene encoding nucleoside tri-diphosphate phosphatase has product MSFPMAGSNIQVQSYKHNGLIHRIWEETIVLKGTSQEVIGGNDRIMVKESDGRQWRTREPAICYFTAHHWFNAIGMIRNDGIYFYCNLGTPFTYDEEALKYIDYDLDIKVYPDMTYKLLDEDEYALHSQRMNYPKEVDVILRRSVDELVQWISQRKGPFEPGFIEYWYERFLQHR; this is encoded by the coding sequence TTGAGTTTTCCCATGGCAGGCAGCAACATCCAGGTACAAAGCTATAAACATAATGGACTTATTCACCGAATCTGGGAAGAAACCATTGTTCTAAAAGGAACCTCCCAAGAAGTCATCGGCGGCAATGATCGGATTATGGTAAAAGAGTCAGACGGTCGTCAATGGCGTACACGTGAACCTGCAATTTGTTATTTCACAGCACACCATTGGTTTAATGCAATTGGAATGATACGAAATGACGGAATTTATTTTTACTGTAACTTAGGGACCCCTTTTACGTATGATGAAGAAGCTCTTAAGTACATTGATTATGATTTGGACATTAAAGTTTATCCTGATATGACGTACAAGCTTCTCGATGAAGATGAATATGCGCTACACAGCCAACGGATGAACTATCCTAAAGAAGTGGATGTAATCCTCCGAAGAAGTGTGGATGAACTCGTTCAATGGATTAGTCAACGAAAAGGTCCCTTTGAGCCGGGGTTTATTGAATATTGGTACGAGCGTTTTCTCCAACATCGCTAG